One genomic region from Peromyscus eremicus chromosome 20, PerEre_H2_v1, whole genome shotgun sequence encodes:
- the Gpr20 gene encoding G-protein coupled receptor 20, which produces MPSASPTRPWDAVLPNATAAAWTNGTVPERPLFHLFAQLDEELHRDFPNLWLTLMVVHGTIFLAGLVLNGLALYVFCCRTRAKTPSVIYTINLVVTDLLVGLSLPTRFAVFYGAHGCLRCAFPHVLGYFLNMHCSILFLTCICVDRYLAIVQPEGSRRWRQPACAKAVCIFVWLAAGIVTLSVLGVKAGGRACCRVFALTVLEFLLPLLVISVFTGRIMCALSRPGLLRQGRQRRMRAMQLLLTVLVIFLVCFTPFHARQVAVAIWPNMPHHATLVAYHVAVTLSSLNSCMDPIVYCFITSGFQATVRGLFHQHGEEFKPSSMDVVSMHKNTKGSGPHQILSPGSHTLTQPLTNGPEP; this is translated from the coding sequence ATGCCCTCTGCATCCCCCACGAGGCCCTGGGATGCCGTGCTCCCCAACGCCACTGCAGCAGCATGGACCAATGGAACTGTGCCAGAGAGGCCTCTGTTCCACCTGTTTGCCCAGCTGGATGAGGAGCTGCACAGAGACTTCCCCAACCTGTGGTTGACACTAATGGTCGTGCATGGCACCATCTTCCTGGCCGGGCTGGTGCTCAATGGACTAGCACTCTATGTCTTCTGCTGCCGCACACGGGCCAAGACACCTTCGGTCATCTATACCATCAACCTGGTGGTGACTGACCTGCTGGTGGGCCTGTCCCTGCCCACGCGCTTTGCTGTCTTCTATGGTGCCCATGGCTGCCTGCGCTGTGCCTTCCCTCATGTCCTGGGCTACTTCCTCAACATGCATTGTTCCATCCTCTTCCTCACCTGCATCTGTGTGGACCGCTACCTGGCCATTGTGCAACCTGAGGGTTCCCGTCGCTGGCGCCAGCCGGCCTGCGCCAAGGCTGTGTGCATCTTCGTGTGGCTGGCAGCAGGCATCGTGACCCTGTCCGTACTGGGCGTGAAGGCTGGTGGACGGGCATGCTGCCGCGTCTTTGCTCTGACCGTTCTGGAGTTCCTGCTGCCGCTGCTGGTCATCAGCGTGTTCACAGGCCGCATCATGTGTGCACTGTCGCGGCCCGGCCTGCTACGCCAGGGCCGCCAACGCCGCATGCGGGCCATGCAGCTGCTGCTCACCGTGCTCGTCATCTTCCTGGTCTGCTTCACGCCCTTCCATGCCCGCCAGGTGGCTGTGGCGATATGGCCCAACATGCCACACCACGCAACCCTTGTGGCTTACCATGTGGCAGTGACCCTCAGCAGCCTCAACAGCTGCATGGACCCCATTGTCTACTGCTTCATCACCAGTGGCTTCCAGGCCACTGTCCGTGGCCTCTTCCACCAGCATGGAGAAGAATTCAAACCCAGCAGTATGGATGTGGTCAGCATGCACAAGAACACCAAAGGCTCAGGCCCCCATCAAATCCTCAGCCCTGGCTCTCACACCCTCACCCAGCCTCTGACCAATGGGCCTGAGCCATAA